One Caldalkalibacillus thermarum genomic window, AACTTCTTTGAGCATGGATTCCAATTCATCGCGATAAACTGAATCTCGTAAAATCATCTTATAGCCTCCACTTGATATGACACGCTTCCATTATTCAGTATCAGTATAACATAAATTTTTATTTCCTCCAGCCAGTTCCGTAGACCAAATGGGCAAACTGGTTTAAAAATTCTTCTGTTGGCACAGTTTGTTCTTCAGTTTTAGCCAACTCTGTCATAAGCGCTTCAGTCCGCTCACAACTGACAGCCAGAATCAAATCGGGCTCTGGGCTATTCTGGTCGAGAAAGCGCAAAAAGACCTGATCCATATTGCTGGTTTGGGTAAAGGCTGAGACAATCAGTTGCCAGGCATCCATGTAAACCGCATCATATTTCCGTTTGTCCGGGACATCCTCAGGCCAGACAAGATCGATAAATAATTCGTTATTCTTTATTTTAACCCGTTTGTATTCATAATTTAAAGGGATTTGTTTTAAAAAAGGGACGATAAGCATGTGATCCAGCTCAACGGGTTTGATGGCCTGGAAGACCGGCTGTCCCAGCGCTCTTTGTCCTGGATAAAGCGAGTCGATAGGCAGCCAGGCGTTTAATGCTGTTCCCAACCCCACAGACAGAAGCAAAGCGATGATTAATCCTCTGGCCACTTTCAATGTTATCCCTCCCTCACTAATATTTATTCCACTGCCACTGGTTAAAGAAGAAAAAAGCCGTCTCAACTGATGAGACAGCCACTTTCCATCAGATCTCTGGGAGGGATGATTGGACTTGCTTATTCATCTACATCTGTATGCAGTGTGCCGAAGCGGGACATAATGACCGCTTTGCCACGAATCTTAACAGCTGAAGTATGTTCGGTAAATTGGGCTAACATCACTTCACCTTTATCCAATTTTTCGGAGTGGTGAAAACGGGTATCCTTTCCTCTGGTTAAGCCAATGACGTTCACTCCGTTTTCTTTAGCCTTGATGATGAAAAAATCATGCATATGGTTCATGATGACTCCCCCATTCTTTCACTGTTATCCCTTGATCACCATCATCCCTTAATCAGGCTGAAAACTTCAGCGCGGGCTGCGGCATCATGTTCGAAACACCCACGCACAGCCGATGTCACCGTTTTGGCTCCGGGCTTCTTTACTCCTCTCATTGTCATGCACATATGCTCCGCTTCCACAACAACCACCACGCCATGGGGATCTAACTTCTCTACCATTGTATCGGCCACCATAGCAGTAATCCTTTCTTGCAGCTGGGGTCTTCTGGCTACGGCCTCGACAGCACGGGCCAATTTACTCAGCCCTGTCACTCTCCCTCCCTTTGGGATGTAGGCAACATGCGCCTTGCCAAAGAAAGGAACGAGATGATGTTCACACATCGAAAAAAAAGGAATGTCTTTAACTAACACCAATTCCTCATGATCTTCCCCGAAAATCACATCAAAATAGTGTCCGGGATCAGTGCGCATACCAGAAAACACTTCTTCGTACATACGGGCCACCCGCTTTGGTGTATCGACCAATCCCTCCCGGTCAGGATTCTCTCCTATTGCTTCTAAAATCATGCGCACCGCTTGTTCGATTTTCGCTTTATCCACTTCCTGCGGTTGGGCGGGAGAATCTATGTGAGCAAAGGTTTCTGTATCAGATTTTGCATCAGCTTTTGACATCGAAAGTGTCCTCCTTGATTCAACTCATTACAGAAAATATAGCATAATTATGTCCCATTAGCAAAACAAGAGTTGTGCATGGCACACAACTCTTGTTCTTGAACATGATGATAACTATGTAAAAACCTGCTTGTAAGTTCCTACTTGATACCTTCCTTTAATCCCTTACCGGGCTTAAAAGCAGGCACTTTGCTGGCAGCAATTTCAATTTCTTCACCTGTTTGAGGGTTGCGTCCTTTACGGGCGGCTCTTTGACGCACTTCGAAGTTTCCGAAACCAATAATTTGGACTTTTTCCCCTTTTTGCAACGCTTCAGTAATGGCGTCAAAAACGGCATCGACCGCTTTGGCCGCATCTTTTTTGGTCAGTTCAGCCAATTCAGCCACTCTGGCCACCAATTCCGTTTTATTCATTCCTGTCACCCCCTTTCACGAAGCTTGTCTTATTCTCCTTCATTACCGCATTTTATTGTTTTTATACGTGTTTGCACCTGATTTAAGAGCATTTATCTGGCTTTATGGTAATACAGGCCAAACAAAATTGCAAGAACGGTTTGGTTATTTTCTTTTGCCCAGCAAAAAAAGCCTCCACTAAAGGAAGCTCTTTGCAGATAGAATTATAGAATAATGGCAATTAATCCGCCAGATCCCTCGTTTATAATTCTTTCCAGTGTCTCTTTCAGTTTATAGCGGGCATTTTCTGGCATGCTGGCCAGCTTGGCGGAGATGCCTTCTCTGACAATAGAATGTAACGAACGACCAAATACATCAGACTGCCAAATGGCAAGCGGGTTATCTTCAAAGTCTTGCATCAAATAGCGGATTAACTCTTCACTCTGTTTTTCCGTGCCAATAATTGGTGCAAATTCTGACTCCACGTCCACCTTGATCATATGGATGGAGGGTGCTGTTGCTTTGAGACGGACCCCAAACCTTGAGCCTTGGCGGATGATTTCCGGCTCATCCAAAGTCATGTCTTCTAACTGCGGAGGGGCTATGCCGTAACCTGTCTGTTTCACCATTTTTAGTGCTTCAGCAATGTTGTCATATTCCCGCTTGGCTATGGCAAAATCCTGCATAAGTTCAAGGAGATGATCTTTGCCTCTGATCTCTACCCCAACAATCTCTTTTAGCACTTCATCATACAGTGAATCTGGGGCATTCAGGTCAATATCGGCCACTCCGGTGCCCATATCCATACCGGCCAGGGAAGCCTCGTCAATGAAATCAAATTCATTAAAATAGCCAATCACCCGGTCCACATCTCTCAAGCGGCGAATGTCTTTAACCGTATCTCTGACTGCTTCTTCATAATTCCTCCGCAACCAGTGGTCCTCTTTCAGGACCATCACCCAGCTCGGCAGATTAACATTCACTTCATGAACAGGGAATTCAAAGAGGACTTCGCGCATGACATTGGTAAAGTCACGCTCATCCATCTGCTCCACACTGGCGACCATGCACGGAATATCATATTTTTCAGCTAATTCATTACGCAGCGCTTCCGTTTCCGGACGATATGGCTGTGTGGAGTTGATCAGCAGAATGAATGGTTTGCCCACCTCTTTTAACTCATTAACTACACGCTCTTCGGCTTCTACATAATTTTCTCTGGGAATGTCGGCGATGGTTCCATCTGTGGTCACCACAACTCCTAACGTGGAGTGGTCTTGAATCACTTTGCGTGTCCCGATCTCAGCTGCTTCCTGAAATGGAATCGGTTCTTCATACCAGGGAGTATTCACCATGCGCGGTCCGTTTTCATCTTCATATCCCTTTGCCCCAGGTACCACATAGCCAACACAGTCAATCAAACGGACGTTAATCTTTAAACCTTCGTTAACTTGTATCTCCACTGCCTGGTTGGGAACAAATTTGGGCTCAGTGGTCATGATGGTCCGGCCAGCCGCACTTTGTGGCATTTCATCTTGGGTCCGGACCCGGTCCGATTCAGAGGCTATATTAGGAATGACGATCTGTTCCATAAACCGCTTGATAAAGGTTGACTTTCCTGTGCGAACGGCCCCTACGACTCCGATATAAATATCGCCCCCGGTTCGTTCCGCGATGTCCTTAAAAATGTCCACCTTTTCCACACGATCCCCTCCTGTTTGTTTCTAAAACCCTCTCTCATTCGCTACCTTGTACCTTGATTAGGACAGTATAAATATATGAGCGCCAACATTATTTATGACTAGATTTCGTTCCTTTTGCGACCCTAGTCAAGACAAGGCCTCTTTAAAATAAACATATGAACCCGGTATAAATTTATGCCGGTATTTTCGGTTATACATAAAAAAACTGTTGATCTTATGATCAACAGTCAGATTTGGGATTTATCGGTACCTTTGCCAGCTTTCAATAAACACCGGCTCTCCATCCCTTATCGTATAAGGAAACGAGTGTGCAGGCACAAAAGGAGAAATATCCGTCAGCACAAAGCGGATATCCTCCCCTTCTTCCAGCTGGTCTACATCCTCCCTGTTTTGTAAAGCCTGGTATAAATCAATGCGGTAGTCTATCCCAACCTGCCCCCTCTGATCAACAATAAGTGGCAAGAATTGTTGGGAATACGGGCTTTCCACTGTAGGAGGGCTTTTCAAGCCCAGCTGTTTATAGTCAAGGGTAAAATAGCCGCCTTCCAGCATTTGATCAACCGGCAAATAGGGATTGCGGCTCAAATAGTGATTTACCCGTCTCTGCAATTCAGCAACCTTCTGGGTTAACCTGAGATCGATCAGCTTCACTTCCGGATCTGTCTCCACATTGATCAGGACATAACGGTAATGGCCTCCCCCTTCAAATGAATTGGCGGGAGGTTCGCTCATATAACGGGGAATCAATTTGCTAAAGTCGATGACATATTTGTGGTAAATTGGAGTATCCGCTTCAGTGTTATAAATGGGAAGCACCCCAGTGTCTGCCCGGAACTGGTCTACACTTTGTTGCACAGCCTCTATTTGTACCGGATGGGGAGGTGCATTTTTTAGTTTGTGTTCATAGGGATACATGCAACCGCTGAGCAGTAAGACAAACAGCAGGAGAAGCATGTGTTTGGCCTTCATCACAATCCCTCCCTGGCACATGCGTCAAATGGAGAAAATGACAACCACAATCATTAACAAGGATAAGCCCAGTAACAGATAAGCGAATACGGACAGCAGGAATTTAAAAAAGCCTTTTAACTTTTTGCGCGCGGTCAAGATAGAAATATTGGCGATAAACATGGTAATCATGGCCAAGAGGGCAATCAGCATTTTTGTTAACGGATCCATCTTGTCAGGCTCACTCCTTTATCCCACCACGTCATTATACCATACACAGGGGATGAACAGAACAAGTTGAATAGACATATGCTGCTATATACGTATGCTATATGCATGCTTATCCAGCCGATCCCAGTCAAGGAGATGAGTGTCTTGTCCAATCAGCGTCATTTTCAGCGTAACCAAACACCCGCCTCCCAGCAGTGGGCCCCTTCTCAAACGAGATCATTCCCTGATTTTTCCAACCAAATGCATCAAACCCTGGTTGAGTTAGAGCAGGCCATGAAAAATGTACACGATGCTGTTCAGCTCCTGCATCAGAGCGGCATCCTGCCGCTATCTTCTCCCGGATCAAGCCAAAACCTGCTGGCCCAGCTGGCACAAGGGCTGAAACAAATTGATGTGCAACAAATCACGTCCTTGCTCCAATCTCCGTTTATCCAGCGCATATTAACCGATCCGGACTTTTATCAGCTCTTTGTCCCTGACACAGGAAAAACACCTGGGACCCAGCCTAAATTCTATCCGCAATCAGACGATGAAAAGCAAAACTAAAACCCCCGGCCAGCTATGATGGATCTTTCTGGGTTCCCCAATCAGGGGCCAAAGCCGGCAGGGGGCGTTCTGTTTATGGGGTTTCTTCAGGTGGATATGGAGCAGGTGTTGGCTTCACCCCAAAACGGGAATAAGTGTCATCGATATAATCGCGAATCTCAGTTAAGGAGTAACCTTGTTCAATTCCTTGTTGCACATCCAGTGCAATCTCAATGCAAATCCCTCATCCAGCACCATGACTGTCATAAACAATGATTTCCTCTGTACTTTTTTCTTCATCTATAAAACAGTTCAAATTGCTCTGGTGGTTATAAGGTTCCACGTCACATCCGCAATAACAGGGGATATACTTCAAAACATCTCTTGCTTCAGTAGCAAAAGCGTAGGCATGGGGAGCGTTGGGATACTGCCCGAAGACAAACTCGGGAAACTCATAAGTCTTGCCATCCAATTCAAAGGTGTGTGTGTCCGGCTTGTCTTGACAGCCGGTGAAGAGCATTAAGCTGACAAAAACTATCATGATCATACCTGCTTTGTAAAGTTTGGCAGCCATATCTATACCTCTTTCAGTCATATTTCCAGCTGTAGGTGCTGTTCACAAGGTCATTGTATTAGACTTATAAGGACATTGTATTAGAATGGAAAAGAAACGGCAAGCGTGTTCAAAAAATCGTAAGAAAATAAGGCTGCCCCGAGGGGTGGCAGCACCCTCTGGGGACAGCCCTTCACAAAGATCTCGCCTGTTAACACATTTTCCTTGTTACAGTTTACAGCCCACATTTCAACTGGGCACCGCAGTGATTGCACGTGTTGCAGCCGCCAATCTCTTCTACCGTTCCTTCGCGGCAAATGGGACATATCTCACCAATTTCAGCTCCATAGGTCACCTTGGTGGCTTTGACATCGGGAATGGTTTCGACCACATATTGCTTTTTGCTTTCTGCTTTTTCCCATTCTTCCAGAAGGGATTGATTGTCTTCAAAGGTCTGGTCTTCAGGCGTTAAGCTGAGCACTTGCGCGTCACGGGATCCGTCCACATAGACAGTTCCCCCTTTGGCTCCCCCTTTATGCAACCGCTCGTAAATGGTTTGCACCTGTTGAACCGTGTATCCTTTTGGCGCATTGACTGTTTTGCTTAAGGAACTGTCCACCCAGCGTTGAATGACACACTGTACATCCGCATGCTGTTCTGGTGTCAAGTCCATGGCTGAGACAAACCATTCAGGCAGGTTATCAGGGTCAGCCTCAGGATGCTCGTTGAGATATTCTTGGACGATGTCAGCCTTCACTTCAATAAATTTGCCCAGCCGTCCCGAACGGTAATAAGTGAAGGAGTAGTAAGGCTCCAAACCTGTACTTACCCCGACCATCGTTCCTGTTGAACCTGTGGGGGCAACCGTTAGCAAATGGGAATTGCGGATCCCGTATTTGAGGATATCCTGGCGGATATGTTCGGGCATCCGTTTCATGTAGCCGGTGTTAATGAAGGCTTCCCTCAGCTTCCGGGTTTCTTCTTCAGTTTTACCGACCAAATAGGGGAAACTTCCCTTCTCTTTGGCCAGTTCAATGGATGTTTCATAAGCCGTGACGGCAATTGTTTCAAAAATTTTATCAACGATGCGGTTCCCTTCTTCAGACCCGTACACTTTTTCCATGTAAATCAAGGCGTCATGAAGCCCCATCACTCCCATGCCGATGCGCCGCTCTCCTTTAGCTTGCTTCGTGTTCTCCTCCAGGAAATAGGGAGTGGCGTCAATCACATTATCTTGCATGCGCACACCAATGCGGACCGTTTTCTTCAATTTTTCGTAATTAAATTGTTTGGTCTTTTTGTCCACCATTTGGGCCAAATTAATGGCAGCCAGGTTGCATACACTGTACGGTGCAAGGGGCTGTTCCCCACAGGGATTAGTAGCCACCACTTTCTGGCCATAGGCCTTGGCGTTGGTCATCTCATTGGCATTATCGATAAAAAAGATACCCGGCTCGCCCGAATAGGTGGCGCAGATGTTGATCAGCTTCCACAGTTCTCTTGCTTTAATCCGCTGATAGACACGGGTTTTGTAGCCCCGGGCTTCCCATTCTCTGACATCCCCCATTTTGTGCCATTCCCGATTGTAAATCTCCATCTCTTCGTCAGTCATGTTTTCAATGTCCGGAAAGCGCAACTCATACTCTTCATCCTTCTCCACGGCCTCCATAAACTCTTTGGTCAGGCAAACGGAGATGTTAGCCCCGGTGAGGAAGTCGGGTTGATGCACTTCATAAACACCGCCGTCAGCAAGTTTTTGTTCCACTTCTTCAATAATTTCCCGACTGAACGGAGATTCCTCCGCTTCCCTGTGAATAGCCAGGATCTTTTCATACATTTCCACTTCTGTCGGTTTAAGTGGGGTAAATTTCAATTTTTCTTTGGCTGCTTTTTTGATGCGCGGATCCTCAGCCTTTTCTATGATAAAGCGCAACACCCGCGGGTTTTGCATTTTGGAGACAATAAATTCAATAATATCAGGATGCCAGTCAGCCAGCATAATCATTTGGGCTCCCCGCCGGCTTCCCCCCTGCTCGACCAGATGGGTGAGCTTGGCAATATCATCCAGCCAGGACACAGAGCCGCTCGATTTACCGTTCACTCCTTTACATAAAGCACCCCTTGGCCGCAAGGTGGAGCCGTTGGTACCCACTCCACCGCCACGGCTCATAATTTCCATCACTTTTTTGCGATGGTCGGCAATGCCTCCGCGGGAATCATGGGGAAAAGGCATCACATAACAATTAAACAAGGTGACGTCAATATTTGCTCCGGCTCCATAGAGGACCCGTCCAGCCGGAACAAAATTCATATTGACCAGTTCCTCATAAAATTCACGATAACACTTCTCTCTCTTGGCCGGGTCTGTTTCAACAGCAGAAAGTCCTGTCGCCACACGTTTGGCGATCTGCTCATAATAAATTTCCAGCGGTTTTTCCACCAGATCAAGGGAGACCTCTATAATGCCGGTTTCCATGGCTTGCGGATCTTCCAGCACACCGCGGAACGATTCATCCACGCATACTTTAGCTGTCCCTTTCTCCCGGTCAAAATCCAGGACAAACCCGTACCCCCGGGCTGGAAACTTGGGATCCTCTTTGACCGTTAAAACAACAAAATCGCCTTTTTTCAGGGTGCGTTTTTCAATATCTTTAAAGGCATACCGGTCGAGCATCACAAGTCTGGATACCCCTTTTAAGGCACGGTGCATATCGGGGGTAACCGGATGAACCTGGGGAAACTGTTTGATATCCTCGTTCAACCGGTCAATATTGATCTGCATCTTTTCCCCTTGTGCCGTTGTGACTAGCGTGGTACTCATGAACAAGCCTCCTTTAATGTAAACAGATCGGAATAAATCAGTTGACTTTGGCATATCATTAGTAAATTATGTATAAATTCGTGTTGTATCATTACATTACCATAGTTTGACCCAAAACACAATATATTGTGTACTCTTTTTTTATTCAATACTATATATTGATGTGTGGATCATAAATTGTCTGTTTCGTCCACTCCTGAAATGATTCATTTTGGCTTCTTTAAGTCCCCTTTAGTCTGCCAATCTCCATTATGCTTCAATTTTCACATGATTTTATGCCTTGCATTTTTAAACTTTTTTATCCTGTGAGTGAATTGAGCGAATGACGGTTTTCAATTTTTAAGCGATTGTGTAAAATAGACCATAACGGATAGGAGGGGTAAAAGTGAAACAAACGGACATTATTTTACTAAACGAATCATATGTCCCCCGCCAAGAAGCTAAAATTGATATTGAAGACAGGGGATATCAGTTTGGCGACGGCATCTATGAAGTGATCCGTGTTTACGGAGGACGAGTGTTTCTGCTTAGTGAACATCTTCAACGGTTGAAGCGGAGTGCCGATGAAATTCAACTTGCACTCCCCTTGTCACTGGATGAACTAAAACAGCGTCTGCTTGAGCTGACCGACCGCACCAAACTGGATGAAGGGATCATCTACGTGCAACTGACCAGGGGGGTGGCCCCGCGCTATCACGGTTTCCCTGACCCAGCGGTCAAAGCGCAGCTTGTGGCCTACACCAAACCGATGGATCGTCCACTCACCCAGCAGCAGCAAGGCGTAAAAGCTGTCCTTGTGAATGACATCCGCTGGTTGCGGTGTGACATTAAAACAGTTAATTTGCTGCCAAATGTGCTGGCTAAACAAAAAGCCACGGAGAACGGGGCATTTGAAGCAATCCAACACCGGAACGGAACAGTGACAGAGGGTAGCTCCTCCAATGTATTTATGGTTAAAAAGGGGGTATTACATACCCACCCGCCAAACAACCTGATCTTAAACGGCATTACCCGCCAATATGTCATCCAGTTGTGCTCAGAACTAAATCTTAGGGTACACGAACAAACGTTCTCTGTCAATGATTTGTTACAAGCGGATGAGGTATTTATTACCAGTACCACAAGTGAGATTATCCCGGTGATCCAGATTGACAAGGACACCATCGGAGAGGGGAGGCCGGGACCCATCACCCAACAGCTTCAACAGGCTTTTGACCAAAGAATAGCCGAGTTAAAAACAAAAATAGTAAGGTAGGCTGATCAGCCTACCTTACTGTTTTTGGTACGCCCGGCATGGGTGCGTGACTATAGGGTGAAAGTCCCGAACAGGGGCTCATCAAGCGCCTACCGTTAGCTGAAAGCAAGGGTGTCCGCCGTGAGGCGGAATCTGGTGTTGCCGGAGGCAAACACTCGACCTGAGGTACACGAACCCAATTTGAGGCTGTCACAATCGGATGAGTCTGCCAAACAAGACGAAGTCCAAAGCCGCCAAGGGTTGTGGCAGTATATTGGGCAGGTACATGAGTGGAAAGTCCGTGCTCTTATCCGGGGAGGCCTGTACGGCACGCCATCTGAAGATGGTAACCAAAACCGAAAGGTTTTGCTGAACGTACAGGGGTCAGCAAGACAAAAATACCTGAGTAAGGGACGCCTGAAAAGGGAAGGACCGAACGTCAATTCAGGGATGAATCAGACTCTTTCGAGACGCAATGCGCTGAAGCAGAATTCCTGACGGAACTCTTCCAAGGAAAGATGGGTGAAGCCCGGAGGGCCTTGGAATGAGGGTTGAGCATTGCCCGGCAAGACCTGACACCTCATCCCGCGAAAGGAGNTTGAGCATTGCCCGGCAAGACCTGACACCTCATCCCGCGAAAGGAGAAATATCTCGATGGCTTTGTTGGAGAACATCTTATCATGGTCAAATCTAACCAAAGCACTCAAACGTGTGGAGGCTAACAAAGGCGCTCCCGGCATCGACGAGGTTTCAACTGAACACCTCCGAGATTATCTCCGGGAGCACTGGCCAGGCATTAAACAAAAGCTGCTGGAGGGGACCTACCAGCCAGCACCTGTCCGAAGGGTCGAAATCCAGAAACCCAACGGAGGCATCCGGTTATTAGGCATTCCCATCGTGATGGACCGGTTGATCCAACAGGCCATTCACCAAGTACTTACCCCTATTTTTGACCCCCACTTCTCAAGACACAGCTATGGGTTTCGTCCTGGGCGTCGGGCTCACGAGGCGGTAAGACAAGCTCAAAGCTACATCCAAGCAGGCTACCGATATGTGGTAGACATGGACCTGGAGAAATTCTTTGACCGGGTGAATCATGACATTTTGATGAGCCGGGTGGCCCGACGAGTCAAAGACAAACGGGTGCTCAAACTGATCCGGGCCCACAGACCGCCGGGTTCATGTTGGACGGTTTCCACGTTCGTACAGAGGAAGGAACGCCACAAGGAGGAGCGATTCTGGGAGTATGCCCCGATTACTTTATCGCTTTAAATTAGGAAAGCAAACTTCTTCTAAGTGTAAGATGTCTTCTTTTTGTCCTTAGGTTCATTACCTAATTTTGCAAAAGGCTCATTTAAAAGACTTTTACACAAAATACTTTACGTCATCCTCATAGCATACGGGAAAGTAGACAATCAAGGGTGAGGAGTTAAGAACATAGGGAAAGGGGGAATGAATTATGAAGCATGATTTTATTATAGCTGGGGGTGGTATCGCCGGGTTGACAGCTGCCATTGCCTTACAAAAGGAAGGATATGATGTTAAAGTTTTTGAACGTGCCCAGGAGCTGAAAGAAGTTGGAGCGGGACTAGGGTTGGGCGCGAATGCTTGGAAAGGATTAACCTATCTGGGGGTAACCGATGAACTTCGTCAGAAATGTCATGTTATCAAGCGTACCCAATTCCTTGATCCAAACGGTCAATTGCTGAGTAAACTGAATATGGAACGGCTTAACAAAAAGTATGGTGTCGCTTATTTTACAGTTCATCGAGCCCAATTACAACAATCCCTTCTCCAGCACATTGTACCGGGTACCCTTGAACTGGGAGCAAAAGTGGTACATGTTAAACAAAATGAAACTGGCGTTAAAGTATCCTTAGAAAATGGTGGCACGGTAGAGGGAAAGGCATTGATTGCAGCCGACGGTATCCATTCCATTGTACGGAAAAT contains:
- a CDS encoding DUF2768 family protein, with the protein product MDPLTKMLIALLAMITMFIANISILTARKKLKGFFKFLLSVFAYLLLGLSLLMIVVVIFSI
- the mtrB gene encoding trp RNA-binding attenuation protein MtrB; protein product: MNHMHDFFIIKAKENGVNVIGLTRGKDTRFHHSEKLDKGEVMLAQFTEHTSAVKIRGKAVIMSRFGTLHTDVDE
- a CDS encoding HU family DNA-binding protein gives rise to the protein MNKTELVARVAELAELTKKDAAKAVDAVFDAITEALQKGEKVQIIGFGNFEVRQRAARKGRNPQTGEEIEIAASKVPAFKPGKGLKEGIK
- the dat gene encoding D-amino-acid transaminase, coding for MKQTDIILLNESYVPRQEAKIDIEDRGYQFGDGIYEVIRVYGGRVFLLSEHLQRLKRSADEIQLALPLSLDELKQRLLELTDRTKLDEGIIYVQLTRGVAPRYHGFPDPAVKAQLVAYTKPMDRPLTQQQQGVKAVLVNDIRWLRCDIKTVNLLPNVLAKQKATENGAFEAIQHRNGTVTEGSSSNVFMVKKGVLHTHPPNNLILNGITRQYVIQLCSELNLRVHEQTFSVNDLLQADEVFITSTTSEIIPVIQIDKDTIGEGRPGPITQQLQQAFDQRIAELKTKIVR
- a CDS encoding vitamin B12-dependent ribonucleotide reductase, with amino-acid sequence MSTTLVTTAQGEKMQINIDRLNEDIKQFPQVHPVTPDMHRALKGVSRLVMLDRYAFKDIEKRTLKKGDFVVLTVKEDPKFPARGYGFVLDFDREKGTAKVCVDESFRGVLEDPQAMETGIIEVSLDLVEKPLEIYYEQIAKRVATGLSAVETDPAKREKCYREFYEELVNMNFVPAGRVLYGAGANIDVTLFNCYVMPFPHDSRGGIADHRKKVMEIMSRGGGVGTNGSTLRPRGALCKGVNGKSSGSVSWLDDIAKLTHLVEQGGSRRGAQMIMLADWHPDIIEFIVSKMQNPRVLRFIIEKAEDPRIKKAAKEKLKFTPLKPTEVEMYEKILAIHREAEESPFSREIIEEVEQKLADGGVYEVHQPDFLTGANISVCLTKEFMEAVEKDEEYELRFPDIENMTDEEMEIYNREWHKMGDVREWEARGYKTRVYQRIKARELWKLINICATYSGEPGIFFIDNANEMTNAKAYGQKVVATNPCGEQPLAPYSVCNLAAINLAQMVDKKTKQFNYEKLKKTVRIGVRMQDNVIDATPYFLEENTKQAKGERRIGMGVMGLHDALIYMEKVYGSEEGNRIVDKIFETIAVTAYETSIELAKEKGSFPYLVGKTEEETRKLREAFINTGYMKRMPEHIRQDILKYGIRNSHLLTVAPTGSTGTMVGVSTGLEPYYSFTYYRSGRLGKFIEVKADIVQEYLNEHPEADPDNLPEWFVSAMDLTPEQHADVQCVIQRWVDSSLSKTVNAPKGYTVQQVQTIYERLHKGGAKGGTVYVDGSRDAQVLSLTPEDQTFEDNQSLLEEWEKAESKKQYVVETIPDVKATKVTYGAEIGEICPICREGTVEEIGGCNTCNHCGAQLKCGL
- a CDS encoding PCYCGC motif-containing (lipo)protein — encoded protein: MTERGIDMAAKLYKAGMIMIVFVSLMLFTGCQDKPDTHTFELDGKTYEFPEFVFGQYPNAPHAYAFATEARDVLKYIPCYCGCDVEPYNHQSNLNCFIDEEKSTEEIIVYDSHGAGUGICIEIALDVQQGIEQGYSLTEIRDYIDDTYSRFGVKPTPAPYPPEETP
- the spoIVA gene encoding stage IV sporulation protein A; translation: MEKVDIFKDIAERTGGDIYIGVVGAVRTGKSTFIKRFMEQIVIPNIASESDRVRTQDEMPQSAAGRTIMTTEPKFVPNQAVEIQVNEGLKINVRLIDCVGYVVPGAKGYEDENGPRMVNTPWYEEPIPFQEAAEIGTRKVIQDHSTLGVVVTTDGTIADIPRENYVEAEERVVNELKEVGKPFILLINSTQPYRPETEALRNELAEKYDIPCMVASVEQMDERDFTNVMREVLFEFPVHEVNVNLPSWVMVLKEDHWLRRNYEEAVRDTVKDIRRLRDVDRVIGYFNEFDFIDEASLAGMDMGTGVADIDLNAPDSLYDEVLKEIVGVEIRGKDHLLELMQDFAIAKREYDNIAEALKMVKQTGYGIAPPQLEDMTLDEPEIIRQGSRFGVRLKATAPSIHMIKVDVESEFAPIIGTEKQSEELIRYLMQDFEDNPLAIWQSDVFGRSLHSIVREGISAKLASMPENARYKLKETLERIINEGSGGLIAIIL
- a CDS encoding FAD-dependent monooxygenase is translated as MKHDFIIAGGGIAGLTAAIALQKEGYDVKVFERAQELKEVGAGLGLGANAWKGLTYLGVTDELRQKCHVIKRTQFLDPNGQLLSKLNMERLNKKYGVAYFTVHRAQLQQSLLQHIVPGTLELGAKVVHVKQNETGVKVSLENGGTVEGKALIAADGIHSIVRKIYLPNMAPRYAGYTCWRAVVKVSEDKYRAGVFDNLKLSHF
- the folE gene encoding GTP cyclohydrolase I FolE, which codes for MSKADAKSDTETFAHIDSPAQPQEVDKAKIEQAVRMILEAIGENPDREGLVDTPKRVARMYEEVFSGMRTDPGHYFDVIFGEDHEELVLVKDIPFFSMCEHHLVPFFGKAHVAYIPKGGRVTGLSKLARAVEAVARRPQLQERITAMVADTMVEKLDPHGVVVVVEAEHMCMTMRGVKKPGAKTVTSAVRGCFEHDAAARAEVFSLIKG